The window TTAATGAGAAACTGAAGCGAATTAGCTTGTCGATGAAAAACGCCAATTCTCGCTAAGCATTTTCGGGCAGCGATCGCGGAAAGTTAGGAGTTGCGTCTTCTGCTTGTCCCTTGTAATCTGTAACCTAGTAAGTTGTTCTGTTGCCTTCCATGTTTGCAATTTCTCGACAGTCCGACAGAGAAAAGGCTTCCCTGACTTTAGGGGCTGATGGAGTTGTTTTAATCCCGCGCACTCCTCCTCGACAGCAAAGATACAAAAGTTTGAGCCTTCTGCTGTTGAATTTAGGCTGCGTTCTCGGTATCTCAATGGTGGCGACTCCGGCTAGAAGTGCCGATCGCGTTTCTCTGTTTGTCGGGCCGTTAGAATTTTCACTAGCAGTCGAGTCGCTGCAACGCTACGCAGACAACGGTAACGTGCAGCCCGATTTAGCGCCTTATATCAATCGCTTGAACGACGAACAGCAAGAACAGTTGCGAAAGATTTTAGGCACGCGCGCGGAAGTAACGCCGGTAGCAATTTCGCAATTTCTCTACACTCCCCAAGGCGAAATCATCTTAAGAGAATTAGGCACGTTAATCCAAACGCGCAGCGGACAGTCCGGTTTCTATGCAATTCGTTCGGCCTTAATCCTAGCAGCGGCAGATAAAGAAGGACTCACTCCCCTCAATGTTCTCAGGAAGTTCCCGACTACCAGCATTCGTATTAATTCTGCTCGCGTTTTTGAGTTAATCGGGCGCGTCAGCAGTTTGGTGCGGCAGACGGAAGGCGCAATCTCAGCCATCCGACAAGAAGCCCTCACCGAAATCGGCAACGATTCGAGTGAATTTCCTCTCGATTTGCAGCAAGCGGGATCGATTCCCTTCACTCAACAAAGCCTTATTCTCAACGATGTTGCGCGCAATCGCACTTTTCCCATCGATTTTTACCTCCCCCAGCAAGGCACAAGCGTGCCTCTGATTGTCATTTCTCACGGATTGGGTTCTAATCGCGACAGCTACCGCTACTTAGCTCTACATTTAGCGTCTCACGGTTTTGCCGTCGCCGTTCCCGAACATCCCGGCAGTAACGCCGCCCAGTTACAAGCCTTAGCTAACGGCTTAGTTAAAGATATTACGCCGCCGAGAGAATTGCTCGATCGCCCTCTCGATGTTAAATTTTTGCTCGATGAATTGCAGCGCCAGTACCCCCAACAAATCGACTGGCAGCGCGTCGGTGTTGTCGGTCAGTCCTTCGGGGGCTACACTGCTTTAGCACTAGCCGGGGCGCAACTCAATACCGAGGAACTGCAAAGCAATTGCGATCCGAATAGCCTTGATTTTAATATTTCCTTTCTCCTTCAGTGCCAAGCCTTAAGACTGCCGGAGCCGAATTATAATCTTAGCGATAGCCGCATTAAAGCCGCGATCGCGATTAATCCTCTCAGCAGTCAGATTTTTGGTCCGCAACAACTCGCCTCCCTCAAAACGCCGATTATGTTAATTTCAGGGAGTGCCGATGCTGTAACCCCTGCCCTAGAGGAACAAATTCGTCCTTTTACCACCCTCACTACCCCGGATAAATACCTCGTCTTACTCGAAAACGGCACGCATTTTTCGACGATCGGTACGACAGATGAAGATATCGCCCTGCCGCCGCAAGTTTTGGGCCCCGACCCCGCGATCGCTTACGACTATACTAAAGCAATGGCTCTAGCCTTTTTCCAAACTTACGTCGCAGGCAACGCCCAATACAGCCCCTATCTCAGCGCCGCTTATGCCCAGTCGATTTCTCGCTGGCCGATACCCCTGAGTTTTATCAAATCTTTGAGCCTGGAACAGTTGCAATCGTCAATGCAGGAAACCCACTTGACGGTAAAATAGGGATCGCGTTTAAGAACAAAACTTTCTTCACACCGATCTCCCGATCGAGCTTTCGCGAAGGCAGAAGCCATCGATACGGGGCTTACGCAGGACGAAGCTAGAAACCGGGCTTCTTCGTCATTCCTAGGTTCCTTCAATAATCCTGAGTTGGGTAGAAACCAGGTTCTTTGCGTGGGTCATCGGGTTATTTCGTTCGGTTGCACAACGTTACCTCAATCTGGCAAGTTTTAGGAGAAGTCGTCCCATGATTAATGCGCTCAAAAAACTCTTTGGTAAGAAAGATGAATTTTTTCTCGAGCTAAAGGAAGATGCTGAGTCGGCGATCGCCGATGCTAAAGATACCGTCAAAGATGCTGTCTCTAGCGCTAAAGAAACCGTTAAAGATGTCGCTGCTGATGCAAAAGATGCCGTAGTTAACGCTACGGAAACCGTTAAAGATGCAGCTTCCGATGCCAAAGAAGCTGTCGCTAACGCTACAGAAAACGTTAAGGGCGCGGTGGCTGATGCCAAAGATACCGTCAGCGATGCGGTAGATTCCACTGCTGACAAGTCGGCAGCGACCGCCAAAAAGGTCAAATCTCGCGCCAAATCGGTTAAGAACGATGTAGTAGAAGCGCAGCCCGTTCGTCCGGCAGCTAGCGCGACGAATGCTGCTGCTAACTCGGTTGAAGATAATACTTTCGCACCTAACCACTTAATGGGCGGGCAGAAGGTCTCTCGCCGCCGCCCGGGGCCGAGTTTGAAAGTCTACCGAGATATGGCACGCCAATATCAACAGAAAGGCTAATTAAGACCTTAATAAAGCCTCATTATCTGTGGAGAAGAGAAGAGGGACGCGATTCGCGATCGCGTCTTTTCTTATACCCTCAGATATTTTCAACGTTGCATTTTTAATTTTGAATTGATATGCCTTTTTTTCAGAAAGACGAGGGCCTCGAACAACTTGGAACCGAAATTATCGAAACGACCCGCGCTCAATTTCCCAGCTTAGCGCGCGATCGACTCGCCTTGACCTGGATTGTTTACGATCCGCCCGCAATCTCCAATACCGGCGGTGCGATGCGACCGGAGGAATTTTGGGCGCATCCGGTACGCGGGTTTAGCTATCGGGGGCTGGAGCGTATTTACCCGGCGAGCGTGGTGAAGTTATTCTATCTAGTCGCGATGCACGAATGGCTAGAAACGGATATGGCTGCGCCCTCTACCGAAGTCGAACGATCTATGCGCGATGCGATCGTCGATTCGAGCAACGATGCCACCAGTTTAATCGTCGATGTGCTGACCGGAACCACCAGCGGCCCCGAACTGCCGACGGGACCCTTTGAAACTTGGAAGTACCAACGCAATCTCGTCAACCGTTATTATCAATCTTTGGGATGGCCTGAATTAGAAGGGGTTAACGTCAACCAAAAGACTTGGGGAGACGGCCCCTACGGTCGAGAACGCGCTTTTGTCGGCGAGTTAATGGACAATCGCAATATGCTGACCGCAGATGCAGTAGCGCGGCTTCTCCACGCGATTATCGGCGGTGTTGCCGTATCGAGCGTGCGATCGCAAGCGATGATGAAATTGCTCGAGCGCGATCCAAACAGCGCCAAAGATACCTTAGAACCGGAAGAAGAAAATCAAGTCAAAGGCTTTTTGGGTGAGGGATTGCCGCGCGATGCTAAACTTTGGTCGAAAGCGGGTTGGACGAGTCGCGTGCGTCACGATGCGGCCTATGTGGAAATTCCCGACCTTTCGCCCTATCTCCTCGTTGTTTTCACTGAAGGTCAGGGAAATAATTTGGGGCTTTTGCCTTTTGTTTCCCAACAGATTGTTGCAGCAATGGCAAAGATTTCGCGAGCTACATTCTAATCTGACCAATGGGATACACTCGATCGCTCCGTCCCTATTCCATTTTAAAGTGTCGAACAGACTATGCTCGTACCGATCTACGAGATTCGAGACTTGGTGAAAACCTATCCGGGACAGTCGCAACCCGTTAACAATGGTATTACCTTCGCGATCGAACCGGGGGAAATTTTCGGCATTCTCGGAGACAACGGTGCAGGAAAAAGCACGCTTGTCAAGCAAATGGTGAATTTATTGCCGCTCGGTTCGGGCAGCATTCACTTTTGGGGAAAAGAGGTCAGAACTATTCCCGAAATCGTACAGGTTAATGTGGGTTATATGCCCCAAGAGAGCGGCGCGGTCAATAGCCTAACCGTAGCTGAAGCGCTCTATTTTACGGCGCACCTGCGCGGGATGAACCGCAAAGAAGCGCAACAAGAGCGCGATCGCCTCCTGCACCAATGGCAAATGGAAGCATGGCGCGATCTCGTCAGTTCCCAATTATCCGGCGGACAGCGACGACTCTTACGATTAGCGGTTGCGATGGCGGGTTCGCCGCCCGTACTGATTTTGGACGAACCCACCAACGATCTCGATCCTCAGCGACGGCGACTTGTTTGGGACAACTTGCGGCAATTAAACGGGGAACGGGGAACCACAATTATTTTGGTGACGCACGATGCAATTGAGGCAGAAAAAGCGATTCAGCGCGTGGGAATTTTGCGGGCGGGAAAGTTAGTCGCCCTCGGTCGTCCCAGCGACTTGAAACGACAGGTGGATCGAATGTTACGTTTGGAGCTATTTTTTGCGAGCGACTATTCCCCAGAACTGCCCGATGGTTTGGTTTGCGATCGCATGGAACCGGGACGCTGGCGGATTTTATTAGGACGCGATCGCGTCGATAGCACTCTCAATGCCCTCGATTTGGAGCGAATCGACGATTTTCGCCTTTATTCTGCCACCTTAGAAGACTTGTACCTGCATTATGCAACTCAACCGTAAGCCCCTTCCTCCCCTGCTACAATTACTCGATCTCTGCTGCATCGAACTGAGTAACTGGCGTTGGTCGTGGCAAGCGATCGCGCTGACAGCCACCATCAGCCCCGTCCTCAGTATCATCGCCCTCGGAACCTTTGCCCCGAACGGCGATCGCGAAGCGAAAAGCGCGATTTTAATCGGCAGTTTGGTGATGTCATTGATGTTTGGCAATTTGGGCAACCTCTCCTCCCGCTTTGCCTATATGCGCTTTTCCGGGGTGCTGGATTTCTACATGACACTCCCCGTTCGGCGATCGCTCCTTATTCTAGCGGTCGTTCTCGCCTTTTTCCTGCTTTCCTTCCCTGCCTTACTCGTTACCTTATTATTCGGTTCCTGGTTTTTACAACTCCCGCTAACCCTTCATTGGCTCTTATGGCTGGCAATTCCGCTCTGCGTCGTGCCTTTGGCGGGCGTTGGTGCTGCGATCGGCATTAAGGCTCCCAATCCCGAAGTAACGGGCGCTGTAACGCTCCTCGTTACGATGCTAGCGCTCTTCATCGGCCCGGTTTTATTACCAGCTAGCCGTTTGCCCCGCATCGTGCAGTTTTTGGGCGACTTCAGCCCCGCAACTCATGCAGCGACCGTCTTGCGACAAACGCTGCTCGAACCCCCCACATCGAGCTTTTTTCTCAGTTGCGGCGTACTGCTGGGGTTCTCGCTTCTAACCTTCTGGTTAGTATCGAGAAGCTTGCAACCTAAAGGCAATTAGCGCGCGAATAACGCTGAGATATCTTCCCTTATACTGCGAACCATCAGCTAGAGGAACGCTAAACGTGCGATCGCCCGTCCAAGTATAGCCATCGCCAAGGCAGTTAGGACAAATTTGGGTAGGGGCGAATGGCATTCGCCCGGTTTTCTACCGATCGGATTGTCCTCATCGATGTGTCTGTTGCTATAAAACGATCTAAATCGGGCATTGCTGGCAATAATTATTATTGTAGGGGGGCGAACAAATGTTTGCCCCCCTACAAGGGTTATGCGTATCTTAGCGATTTTGTCAATAGCGTTTGGGGCTGGCTTTTGAGCCGGGACGCGCCGCTTCAGTTGCGATCGCGACTGCCAACATAGGACAGAGAATCGGTTTGATGCAATATCGGAAGAACTGTTGGCGTAATCGGAAAAAGTCGAACGGGTTTTTTCGGCAGATTTTGCAGAAAAAACAGAGATAAGGCGACAGCAAACACTTGGTCTTGATCCCAAGCTGGGTGTGCGTCGAGATACTCTCTTAAGGATTTGTGGAGTTCTTCTGGGATTTCTGCCAAGATGCTGATGTTTGAGTTCACGCTCGCCTCCTAGGGGTCGAAAGATCGACAGGTTGAGGTACGACAGCAACAAGACAATATTTGCCTTGCGGCGTTGCTTGTCCCTCGACCTCTTCCTTCTTCTATTTCGGCGTAGAGAGAGGGGTTTGTCAATGCTGCGAAATGTTACAAATATCTTTAGCAAAAAAAAAGATTTACGACAGCATAAGGGTTTCAGGGCATTTTTATTTACATAACTTCATGAAAACTGAGTAGGATCGGGTGGGGATCTGCGAAAAAAGCAAAATCCCCTACCTAACGCTACAATCGCAGTTCGACCCTCCGGGCTGTGGAAAAGTTGACCGCTTGTGGGGAAAATTCTCGATCGCCTGTGGAAAGCGTGGGGAATATTTTGGGGAAAAGCTGCCCAAAAGATAAGAATTACAAATTTTTCTAGAGACTTTCCCAATATCTTGCTGTAGAGATACCCGATCTCTACCCTCGGAAAGCGGTACGGAGACCCGTCTCTCAAAGGATGTTACATTTGGCGGCTTAGCGGGGCAAGATGAGTATTAGAAAGGCTTCCTTAGCAGGTGCTAACTTGCGATCCCCGCCCTGGGGAGTGGCGAACTTTTCTCCTTTACGAACGTCTCTATTTTTACTAGAATTTATTAAGGCGAAGTCATTATGACTTCGTGTAAATCTCCCGAAAAAGTTCTTCCCGGAAAGGAAATTGATAGATTCTCCAAACCCGCTTGCAGAAAGTTATTCGACTTTTTAGCGATCATCAGCCCCAGCGACTCAGATGTCGCTTATTTACGGAGTCATATACTATACGATGCCCACTGCCAACCTAGACAAAGTTACCGGATCTCCCTCCTTCTCCGCAGATATGGTACGTGCTTATTTGCATGAGATCGGTCGCGTACCTTTGCTCGGTCGCGAACAGGAAATTGTTTACGGCAAACAAGTTCAAAAAATGATGCCTTTGCTGTGCGAGAAGGAAGCACTACAAGCGGAATTGGGGCGCGTTCCAACCCGGACGGAGTGGGCGACTCGCCTGGGAATTGAGGAGATGGAACTCGATTTGATTTTGCGACAAGGCGATCGCGCCAAGCGAAAAATGATCGAAGCGAACTTGCGTTTGGTGGTTGCGATCGCGAAAAAATACCAAAAGCGCAACATGGAGTTCCTCGATTTAATCCAAGAAGGCAGTTTGGGACTCGAACGCGGCGTTGAAAAATTCGATCCGACGAAGGGATATAAGTTTTCCACCTATGCTTATTGGTGGATTCGTCAGGCGATTACGCGCGCGATCGCGCAACAGGCTAGGGCGATTCGGCTTCCGATCCACATTACCGAAAAACTCAACAAAATCAAGCGCGTTCAGCGCGAACTCTCTCAAAAGCTGGGGCGCAGCGCTACGCCTGCCGAAATTGCCGTCGAATTGGAACTCGATACCTCCCAGATTCGGGAGTATCTAAGTTTGTCGCGACAACCGATTTCTCTGGACGTGCGCGTTGGCGACAACCAAGACACGGAACTGTCCGAGTTATTAGAAGATGACGGACTTTCCCCAGATACTTATATGACCCAAGAATCGCTGCGTCAGGACTTGCGAAATCTGTTAGCCGAACTTACGCCGCAACAGCGCAGCGTTATTAACTTGCGTTACGGATTGGAGGATGGGACGGAATTGTCTTTAGCGAAAGTCGGTCAAAGACTCAACCTCAGTCGCGAACGAGTGCGCCAACTCGAACAGCAGGCACTCAAGCATCTGAAGAAACGGCGATCGCAGGTGCAAGAATATATTATGGCCAGCTAGTTCAATCCCAATCGTGACTCGTCAATCCGAACAACGACACCCGCAGGAACAGAAGGATCGCGCGATCGTCGAGCGCTTCCAAGCAGAAGGAAAAAGCGATTATAACCTCGCCGAACTCGCGCGCCTGCGGATTCGCTATCGCAATTTTCCCGGCGCGCGCGAACTGCAAGCCGATCTCGATCGCTTTTTAACCCAGTGGGGCTTGACAGAAGAGGAATTATTTGATATATCCCGTCAACTTCATGCCGAGCGAATTTACAATCGCAATCGTAATGGCGAGCAGGAAGATTGGAGTTAGCCAGTTAACAGCGAACAGGTCTTACAAATTACGTCTGATGTGCATTATCCAAAAGTCTTGATTTCCCTCACCCCCAGCCCCTCTCCCAATCGGTGGGAGAGGGGAGAAAGAACAGTAAGAGCGATCTTTCTGGCTTCTAATTCACATTAGGCGTAAATTAGTAATCTTATTCGCTGTTCGATTCTATTAACGCAAACCCAACCACGCCCAGAAACTTTGTCCGGTCCAAAGTTCCAACAATAAAAGTAAGATAAAGCCGGTCATCGCAAAACGTCCATTGATTTTTTCGGCATAGGCTGTCCAACCGAAAGCAGGTTGCTCGACGGGTTCGGCAATTTCCTCGTTTGAGGGTTGTGCAATCGGGTCTTGATTTTCTGCTGTCATTCCTCTTTATTGATTGGCTCGATTCTAACGGAGGGAAGATACGGCTTCGTCTAATAAGGCGATCGCGCGTTCTTTTTGTCCGTTAGAGGCTAATTCTATGGCAATATCGGCGAAGACTTCAGCAGTTTGAGCTTTATCGCTAAGTTCTCGAGCCAGTTGCAGGGCAAGATTAACATTACCGGCTCGTACTAAAAGCGGTGCAATATCCTTTAATGCCATCGCTCTCGAGCCTTCTGTCGGTAGAGAGCGCACCAATTGCAAAGCGCGATCCATTTCTCCATTTTTGGCGATCGCGACGGCGATATCGCTTAAAGCATAACTTTTCCAAGGCCCATTCGGGATGGTTTCGACTAATTGGAGAGCGCGATCGATTTGCCCCGTATCGGCAACGCTGAGCGTAATATCGCGTAGGGCATAGGTTTGCGTGCTACCGCTCGGAAGTTCGCGAGCGATGTCGAGGGCGAGATCGATGTTGCCATTTTCGGCAGCGATATTGGCAATTTCTCCAACAGTCAAGTTTTGAAGATCGTTATCGGAGATTTCGCGAGCGATTTGCAGGGCGCGCTCGATCGCGCCAGTTTTTGCAACCGCCCGCGCCACCGTTGGGAAAACCTGAAGCTGCCAAGTATTTTCAGAGCTATTGCGATTAATTTCGCGAGCGATTTGCAGGGCGCGATCGCTCGCTCCAGCGCTAGCTGCTGCCTCTGCAATATCCCTTAACGTTAATGCTTTCAAGTCTGGATCTGAAATCTCCCGAGCCGATTGCAGGGCTTGTTCGAGTTCTCCCGAGCGAGCTAACATAACCATTTTGCGGCTCGATACCAAAGCAATCAAGTTTTGGGAAGCGGCTTCATCGGGTAAAGTGCGAGCGATGTCGAGGACGCGATCGAGGTTTCCATCCAGCGCTAAACTGAGAGCGATTGTTAAAATTACTCGGATCTGCCGACCTCGCACTGGTAAAGTTTGAATCAATTGTAAAGCGCGATCGACTTGTCCGGCTTTTACTAATTCGGTAGCAAGATCGCTGAAAGCTATCAGTTTTAAGTCTGGACTGGGAATCGTTTCGGCAATTTGGATAGCGCGATCGAATTGTCCGGCTTCTGCCAGGATAACGGCGATCGAGTTGAATGCAACTACCTTCAAAGTTTCATCGGCGATTGTGCTAGCTAGTTGTAAAGCGCGATCGGTTTCTCCGGCTCGAGCGAGACTTCCACATAAGTTCGCGAGTTCGACTTGTTTGGAGCGTTCGTCGGAAATCGTCCGAACCAGTGCGATCGCGCGATCGTACTCTCCTACTTTAATGAAAGCGAGGGCAATTTCTCGAATCGCCAGAACTCTGTCAACTTCTGAAACGTTTTCTATCGAGCTTGTATTCTCAGCCACAGGAGTTGAAGTTTCGGCTAAAGCGGGCAAAGGCGCGATCGCAAGACAGGCAAAGGAGGTAAATAGCCAGATCGAGGCCGCGTATGATTTTTGAATCATGGAGATTGAGCGAAGTTTATCAATTGTAAGGGAGAGCGTTTCTCAGCTTTCTTGTAACTTCAAGCTCGCTCGGAACGATTGCGGAGGCAGTCTCGCCTTAATTCTCAAAATACAAAATGCGACTCAACCAGCAGGCTAAGTAGGTTGACGAAAATAACCTTAACTTGAAGAGGGCGGGTTTTGACTGCTTGAATTTACCTCATAGCAAGGGTTTTAGCTAAACTCGTCCCTACGAATCCGATCGCTCTTTGGTGCTTTGTACTGCTTCAATGAGCGATCGCACCGTTTCCGTCCCCTCAGAAGCTTCAAACTCTAGGGGAAACTTGCCCCGTGCCAACATTCTCAGACCTAAAGGAGCTAAACTCAACAATCCTTTAAGATCGCGCAGATAGTTCCCGACGACCATTAAGCCAAATTTGCGTTCGTCGATCCAGCCCCCATCCTTAACGAGATCGATGAGTACCTTGCGATGGCGAATCGAACGGCTATCGCTGGCTGTTTTTTGCTGCAAAATTTCCTGCTTGATTTCGCCGATTCGATCCATCGGCGCGACACCCGTCGGACAGACTGCATTGCACCAATAACAGCGCGTACAGCCCCAAACACCTTGGGTTCCTTGGTTGTATTCCTCCAAGCGCGCTTCGGTGGCGCTATCGCGCGAATCCTTAACTAAGCGTTGCGCTTTGGCGAGGGCGTGGGGGCCGACAAAATCGGGGTTAACCGTTCGCGCGTTGCACTCGGAATAACAAGCGCCGCAGAGAATGCAGTTGCCACTGCGATCGAGTTGCGATCGCTCCTCGGGCGTTTGCAGGAATTCGCGTTCCGGCAAGGCGCGTCCGCGCGTACTGACGTAGGGTTCCACCGCTTCGAGATTATTCCAGAAACCGCTCATATCGACCACTAAATCCCGAATGACGGGCAAATTTCCCAACGGCGCGATCGTAATTTCTGGAATTTGAGAGTCCGAAGTTCGAGCAAATCGAGCGACTTCACTGCCGATACTTTCTTGGCAAGCAAGGGCAGAACGCCCGTTGATTCTCATCGCGCAACTTCCACAAATTGTGTTGCGGCAATTTTTCCGAAACGCTAAGCTTCCATCTAACTCCCACTTAATTCGATTTAAAGCATCGAGAACTGTATTCCCCGGTTCGAGACTTAATCGATAAGTTTGGACGATAGGTTGTTGTTGTTGCTGCCCTCGAGCGACCTTAAAAAGCACTTCCATCGTGACTGCCTCAAAAATACTGCCCCAGCAAAAGGAGATAGACTAGCGTTTTTGCTGTCGCTTTGTCAATCCTCTCATCATTATTTTAGTTTAAAACACTTATCAACCTTCTGAGAGATGCAGGTTCATTTTTTAGTCGGAGACAACCCACTGTCAAAACCCAGCCATTTTTTCGGCGAAAACCGCGATCGGTGATTTTTTTGATATTTTTTAATTATCTCTAAATTTTTTAGACAACTTCGAGAGATTTAGGGATATATTTTGATATAGTCAATTCAGAGCCGAAAAAAACTCTTATGATAGAGTGGGCAGATGCAA is drawn from Oscillatoria sp. FACHB-1406 and contains these coding sequences:
- a CDS encoding succinate dehydrogenase/fumarate reductase iron-sulfur subunit gives rise to the protein MEVLFKVARGQQQQQPIVQTYRLSLEPGNTVLDALNRIKWELDGSLAFRKNCRNTICGSCAMRINGRSALACQESIGSEVARFARTSDSQIPEITIAPLGNLPVIRDLVVDMSGFWNNLEAVEPYVSTRGRALPEREFLQTPEERSQLDRSGNCILCGACYSECNARTVNPDFVGPHALAKAQRLVKDSRDSATEARLEEYNQGTQGVWGCTRCYWCNAVCPTGVAPMDRIGEIKQEILQQKTASDSRSIRHRKVLIDLVKDGGWIDERKFGLMVVGNYLRDLKGLLSLAPLGLRMLARGKFPLEFEASEGTETVRSLIEAVQSTKERSDS
- a CDS encoding serine hydrolase, translated to MPFFQKDEGLEQLGTEIIETTRAQFPSLARDRLALTWIVYDPPAISNTGGAMRPEEFWAHPVRGFSYRGLERIYPASVVKLFYLVAMHEWLETDMAAPSTEVERSMRDAIVDSSNDATSLIVDVLTGTTSGPELPTGPFETWKYQRNLVNRYYQSLGWPELEGVNVNQKTWGDGPYGRERAFVGELMDNRNMLTADAVARLLHAIIGGVAVSSVRSQAMMKLLERDPNSAKDTLEPEEENQVKGFLGEGLPRDAKLWSKAGWTSRVRHDAAYVEIPDLSPYLLVVFTEGQGNNLGLLPFVSQQIVAAMAKISRATF
- a CDS encoding ABC transporter permease, yielding MQLNRKPLPPLLQLLDLCCIELSNWRWSWQAIALTATISPVLSIIALGTFAPNGDREAKSAILIGSLVMSLMFGNLGNLSSRFAYMRFSGVLDFYMTLPVRRSLLILAVVLAFFLLSFPALLVTLLFGSWFLQLPLTLHWLLWLAIPLCVVPLAGVGAAIGIKAPNPEVTGAVTLLVTMLALFIGPVLLPASRLPRIVQFLGDFSPATHAATVLRQTLLEPPTSSFFLSCGVLLGFSLLTFWLVSRSLQPKGN
- a CDS encoding alpha/beta hydrolase, producing MFAISRQSDREKASLTLGADGVVLIPRTPPRQQRYKSLSLLLLNLGCVLGISMVATPARSADRVSLFVGPLEFSLAVESLQRYADNGNVQPDLAPYINRLNDEQQEQLRKILGTRAEVTPVAISQFLYTPQGEIILRELGTLIQTRSGQSGFYAIRSALILAAADKEGLTPLNVLRKFPTTSIRINSARVFELIGRVSSLVRQTEGAISAIRQEALTEIGNDSSEFPLDLQQAGSIPFTQQSLILNDVARNRTFPIDFYLPQQGTSVPLIVISHGLGSNRDSYRYLALHLASHGFAVAVPEHPGSNAAQLQALANGLVKDITPPRELLDRPLDVKFLLDELQRQYPQQIDWQRVGVVGQSFGGYTALALAGAQLNTEELQSNCDPNSLDFNISFLLQCQALRLPEPNYNLSDSRIKAAIAINPLSSQIFGPQQLASLKTPIMLISGSADAVTPALEEQIRPFTTLTTPDKYLVLLENGTHFSTIGTTDEDIALPPQVLGPDPAIAYDYTKAMALAFFQTYVAGNAQYSPYLSAAYAQSISRWPIPLSFIKSLSLEQLQSSMQETHLTVK
- a CDS encoding DUF2811 domain-containing protein, producing the protein MNSNISILAEIPEELHKSLREYLDAHPAWDQDQVFAVALSLFFLQNLPKKPVRLFPITPTVLPILHQTDSLSYVGSRDRN
- a CDS encoding chlorophyll A-B-binding protein, with the protein product MTAENQDPIAQPSNEEIAEPVEQPAFGWTAYAEKINGRFAMTGFILLLLLELWTGQSFWAWLGLR
- a CDS encoding DUF3288 family protein, which translates into the protein MTRQSEQRHPQEQKDRAIVERFQAEGKSDYNLAELARLRIRYRNFPGARELQADLDRFLTQWGLTEEELFDISRQLHAERIYNRNRNGEQEDWS
- a CDS encoding RNA polymerase sigma factor, RpoD/SigA family, with translation MPTANLDKVTGSPSFSADMVRAYLHEIGRVPLLGREQEIVYGKQVQKMMPLLCEKEALQAELGRVPTRTEWATRLGIEEMELDLILRQGDRAKRKMIEANLRLVVAIAKKYQKRNMEFLDLIQEGSLGLERGVEKFDPTKGYKFSTYAYWWIRQAITRAIAQQARAIRLPIHITEKLNKIKRVQRELSQKLGRSATPAEIAVELELDTSQIREYLSLSRQPISLDVRVGDNQDTELSELLEDDGLSPDTYMTQESLRQDLRNLLAELTPQQRSVINLRYGLEDGTELSLAKVGQRLNLSRERVRQLEQQALKHLKKRRSQVQEYIMAS
- a CDS encoding ABC transporter ATP-binding protein is translated as MLVPIYEIRDLVKTYPGQSQPVNNGITFAIEPGEIFGILGDNGAGKSTLVKQMVNLLPLGSGSIHFWGKEVRTIPEIVQVNVGYMPQESGAVNSLTVAEALYFTAHLRGMNRKEAQQERDRLLHQWQMEAWRDLVSSQLSGGQRRLLRLAVAMAGSPPVLILDEPTNDLDPQRRRLVWDNLRQLNGERGTTIILVTHDAIEAEKAIQRVGILRAGKLVALGRPSDLKRQVDRMLRLELFFASDYSPELPDGLVCDRMEPGRWRILLGRDRVDSTLNALDLERIDDFRLYSATLEDLYLHYATQP